From Bacteroidota bacterium, the proteins below share one genomic window:
- a CDS encoding helix-hairpin-helix domain-containing protein, with product MIRAERTYIDPLAIVRAEDRSDASGHVLIVWLKGSDPSNNNGGMRLTGDLAQAIREQLDEFAYSWESETEEDASDDSASDDEPTGPDVPVNVQEPSGDEDTASSPANASGPESASGEQAEDASNEGGSNEDTSGESTQDGEAPDDLTAIKGLGPKTRDALVAAGVTTFAALAGTDPQDIRGILDGAGVMNGSDDAVARWQKEASALAA from the coding sequence ATGATCCGTGCAGAACGCACCTACATCGACCCCCTCGCCATTGTCCGCGCCGAAGACCGCTCGGACGCCAGCGGCCACGTGCTCATCGTCTGGCTGAAAGGCTCAGACCCCTCGAACAACAACGGCGGCATGAGGCTGACCGGAGACCTAGCACAGGCCATCCGGGAGCAGCTGGATGAGTTCGCCTACTCGTGGGAGAGCGAGACTGAGGAGGACGCCAGCGACGACTCGGCTAGCGACGATGAGCCCACTGGTCCGGATGTGCCCGTCAACGTGCAGGAGCCCTCCGGTGACGAGGACACCGCCAGCAGCCCAGCAAACGCCAGCGGTCCCGAGAGCGCCAGCGGTGAGCAAGCAGAGGATGCCTCCAACGAGGGCGGCTCCAACGAGGACACCTCTGGCGAGAGCACTCAGGACGGGGAGGCCCCCGACGACCTCACGGCCATCAAGGGCCTCGGCCCGAAGACACGCGACGCGCTCGTGGCCGCAGGCGTGACGACGTTCGCGGCCCTCGCGGGGACAGACCCGCAGGACATCCGGGGCATCCTGGACGGTGCGGGCGTGATGAACGGCAGCGATGACGCCGTCGCCCGCTGGCAGAAGGAGGCATCCGCACTGGCCGCCTAG